From Deinococcus taeanensis, one genomic window encodes:
- the cobU gene encoding bifunctional adenosylcobinamide kinase/adenosylcobinamide-phosphate guanylyltransferase, translated as MTLVFVTGGARSGKSRFAENRAAQTGGPVTYVATAQAFDDEMRDRIGRHRADRPGDWETVEEPLHPADAVRSAPPGAVLLDCLSLWVSNLMLADWPDEAVLRAADDLLLACAARRAPAVLVTNEVGFGIVPDNALARRYRDLLGWVNQRAAAASDEAWLLVSGRPLRL; from the coding sequence ATGACACTGGTGTTCGTGACGGGCGGCGCCCGCAGCGGCAAAAGCCGCTTCGCGGAGAACCGCGCCGCGCAGACGGGGGGGCCGGTCACCTACGTGGCGACCGCGCAGGCCTTCGATGACGAGATGCGTGACCGGATCGGCCGTCACCGCGCCGACCGGCCCGGCGACTGGGAAACGGTGGAGGAGCCGCTGCACCCCGCAGACGCGGTGCGCAGCGCGCCGCCGGGCGCGGTGCTGCTCGACTGCCTGAGCCTGTGGGTGAGTAACCTGATGCTCGCCGACTGGCCGGACGAGGCGGTGCTGCGGGCCGCCGATGACCTGCTGCTGGCCTGCGCCGCGCGCCGCGCCCCGGCGGTTCTGGTAACGAACGAGGTCGGCTTCGGAATCGTGCCCGACAACGCCCTGGCGCGGCGGTACCGGGACCTGCTGGGCTGGGTGAACCAGCGCGCCGCGGCCGCCAGTGACGAGGCGTGGCTGCTCGTCAGCGGGCGGCCCCTGCGGCTGTAG
- a CDS encoding tryptophan 2,3-dioxygenase, protein MTGPDARPGAPDRDAPEQAYTDFTRSLSYGDYLQLDVLKRAHQPVTQAHDEHLFIAVHHVSEVWLDLIIRELRAAMDQLARGLTEAPQKGLSRVVRAQEQLTNAWEVLKTMTPADYLQFRSAFGQASGFQSASYRMVEFLLGNRHAVLLRPHEHRPDLIEPLREAISTPSVYDLTLRLMAARGLNIPDEVLGRDLTQPPVLNEAVLEAWLTVYRDPERYWDLYELAEKLLDVEDNFRRWRFNHLTTVERTIGFKRGSGGTSGAGYLRRALETVLFPELWEVRTRL, encoded by the coding sequence GTGACCGGCCCCGACGCCCGCCCGGGCGCCCCGGACCGCGACGCTCCGGAACAGGCGTACACGGACTTCACCCGCAGCCTCAGCTACGGTGACTACCTGCAGCTCGACGTTCTCAAACGTGCCCATCAACCCGTCACGCAGGCGCATGACGAGCATCTGTTCATCGCTGTGCACCACGTCTCCGAAGTGTGGCTGGACCTGATCATCCGTGAACTGCGCGCCGCGATGGACCAGCTGGCGCGCGGCCTGACCGAAGCGCCGCAGAAGGGCCTGTCCCGCGTGGTGCGCGCCCAGGAGCAGCTCACGAACGCCTGGGAGGTCCTGAAGACCATGACGCCCGCCGACTACCTGCAGTTCCGCAGCGCCTTCGGTCAGGCGTCCGGGTTTCAGAGCGCCTCGTACCGCATGGTGGAGTTCCTCCTCGGTAACCGCCACGCGGTCCTGCTGCGGCCGCACGAGCACCGCCCGGATCTGATCGAACCGCTGCGCGAGGCAATCAGCACGCCCAGCGTGTACGACCTGACCCTGCGCCTGATGGCGGCCCGCGGCCTGAACATCCCCGACGAGGTGCTCGGACGTGACCTGACCCAGCCGCCCGTACTGAATGAGGCGGTGCTGGAAGCGTGGCTGACCGTGTACCGCGATCCGGAGCGCTACTGGGACCTCTACGAACTCGCGGAGAAACTCCTGGATGTAGAAGATAACTTCCGCCGCTGGCGCTTCAATCACCTGACCACCGTGGAGCGCACGATTGGCTTCAAACGCGGTTCGGGCGGCACGAGCGGAGCCGGGTACCTGCGGCGCGCGCTGGAAACCGTGCTGTTCCCGGAACTCTGGGAGGTCCGCACCCGGCTGTAG
- the kynU gene encoding kynureninase produces MTTLNAPAVPADLLALDATDALARKRTEFHLPPGAVYLDGNSLGALPRAVPDRLDRVTRQEWGDALIRSWTAGAAEGRDWMALPDRVAAKLARLIGAQPHEVAVGDSTSVNTFKALAAGLGVSAPGRRVILTDAENFPTDLYVAQGLNALLGGTLELRRVNADDIAAHLRADVAALLLTQVDYRTGRMLDLPGITAQARAQGVVTVWDLAHSAGAFPVDLNGAGADFAVGCGYKFLNGGPGAPAFLFVAERHHAQAPVAISGWMGHADPFEMARDFTPAPGARRFVAGTPTVLSLSALDAALDVFADVDLQALRRKSLSLTDTFIRLMEPLAARHPLTLVTPLEHARRGSQVSYRHPQARAVMTDLIQAGIIGDFRTPDILRFGFTPLYHSHADVWRAAQGVQAVLEARA; encoded by the coding sequence ATGACCACCCTGAACGCACCTGCCGTGCCCGCTGATCTGCTTGCCCTTGACGCCACTGACGCCCTTGCCCGCAAACGCACCGAGTTTCACCTGCCCCCGGGCGCCGTGTACCTGGACGGCAACAGCCTGGGCGCCCTGCCGCGCGCCGTGCCCGACCGGCTCGACCGCGTGACCCGCCAGGAATGGGGGGACGCCCTGATCCGCTCCTGGACCGCCGGGGCTGCCGAGGGCCGCGACTGGATGGCGCTGCCTGACCGCGTGGCAGCCAAGCTGGCCCGGCTGATCGGCGCGCAGCCGCACGAGGTCGCGGTGGGTGACTCCACCAGCGTGAACACCTTCAAGGCCCTCGCCGCGGGGCTCGGCGTCTCCGCGCCCGGGCGGCGGGTCATCCTCACGGACGCTGAGAATTTCCCGACCGACCTGTATGTCGCGCAGGGGCTCAATGCCCTGCTGGGCGGCACGCTGGAACTTCGCCGCGTGAACGCCGACGACATCGCCGCGCACCTGAGGGCCGACGTGGCCGCGCTGCTGCTCACGCAGGTGGACTACCGCACCGGGCGGATGCTGGACCTGCCCGGCATCACCGCACAGGCGCGCGCGCAGGGCGTCGTGACCGTCTGGGACCTCGCGCACTCCGCCGGTGCGTTCCCGGTGGACCTGAACGGCGCCGGCGCGGATTTCGCGGTGGGCTGCGGGTACAAGTTCCTGAACGGCGGTCCCGGCGCGCCCGCGTTCCTGTTCGTCGCAGAGCGGCATCACGCGCAGGCCCCCGTGGCGATCAGCGGCTGGATGGGCCACGCCGACCCGTTCGAGATGGCGCGTGACTTCACGCCCGCGCCCGGCGCCCGGCGCTTCGTGGCCGGCACGCCCACGGTGCTGAGCCTCAGCGCCCTGGACGCCGCCCTCGACGTGTTCGCGGACGTGGACCTGCAGGCGCTGCGCCGCAAGTCCCTGTCCCTGACCGACACGTTCATCCGGCTGATGGAACCGCTGGCGGCCCGCCACCCGCTGACGCTGGTCACGCCCCTCGAACACGCGCGCCGCGGCTCACAGGTCAGCTACCGCCACCCGCAGGCGCGTGCGGTCATGACCGACCTCATTCAGGCCGGCATTATCGGCGACTTCCGCACGCCGGACATCCTGCGCTTCGGGTTCACGCCGCTGTACCATTCGCATGCGGACGTGTGGCGCGCCGCGCAGGGCGTGCAGGCCGTGCTGGAGGCCCGCGCGTGA
- the trxC gene encoding thioredoxin TrxC, which produces MDDVLPCAACGANNRVKAVPPGQVPVCARCGASLPWLHAGTDATFDGDIMAGVPVIVDFWAPWCGPCRVIGPVLEEIARERAGHVRVVKVNVDENPQVPGRYQVQGIPTLLLFRNGQLAGRQVGALPKAALLAWLDRSGEP; this is translated from the coding sequence ATGGACGACGTACTCCCGTGCGCCGCGTGCGGCGCGAACAACCGCGTGAAGGCCGTCCCGCCTGGGCAGGTGCCGGTCTGCGCCCGCTGCGGCGCCAGCCTGCCCTGGCTGCACGCCGGCACAGACGCCACGTTCGACGGGGACATTATGGCGGGCGTACCGGTCATCGTGGATTTCTGGGCGCCGTGGTGCGGGCCGTGCCGGGTGATCGGGCCGGTGCTCGAGGAGATCGCGCGCGAGCGCGCCGGGCACGTGCGGGTGGTGAAGGTGAATGTCGACGAGAACCCGCAGGTGCCGGGCCGCTACCAGGTTCAGGGCATCCCCACCCTGCTGCTGTTCCGGAACGGACAGCTGGCCGGCCGGCAGGTGGGGGCGCTGCCCAAGGCGGCGCTGCTGGCGTGGCTTGACCGGAGTGGGGAGCCCTGA
- a CDS encoding GNAT family N-acetyltransferase: MTIQVQRNDQASRYELRDGNTVLGFAEFRPVGDAIMLPHTEIDKAHEGEGLGSQLARAALDDVRDQGKKVLPMCPFIAAYIRRHPEYVELIHPQQRAVFGL, from the coding sequence ATGACGATCCAGGTGCAGCGCAACGATCAGGCCAGCCGGTACGAACTGCGCGACGGCAATACCGTGCTGGGCTTCGCCGAATTCCGCCCGGTCGGGGACGCCATCATGCTTCCGCACACGGAGATTGACAAGGCGCACGAGGGGGAGGGCCTGGGCAGCCAGCTGGCCCGCGCCGCCCTGGACGACGTGCGCGACCAGGGCAAAAAGGTTCTGCCGATGTGTCCGTTTATCGCTGCGTACATCCGCCGCCACCCGGAATACGTCGAGCTGATTCACCCGCAGCAGCGCGCTGTGTTCGGTCTGTAA
- a CDS encoding FAD-binding dehydrogenase, which produces MPTPHADVIVVGAGLAGLVAATELADAGRRVLLLDQEGEQNLGGQAFWSLGGLFFVDSPEQRRLSIRDSLELARRDWLTTAAFDRPEDRWPRAWADAYLNFASGEKRAWLRGHGLRWFPAVGWAERGGAGSSAPGNSVPRFHITWGTGPGVLEPFERRAREHARAGRLTFLFRHRVRGLHRHAGTVTGVHGELLEPSGAARGERSSRVVTGDFSLHAQAVILTSGGIGGNHELVRQAWPAERLGPPPTSMVSGVPAHVDGLLQQAAHAAGASLINTDRMWHYPEGLRNWNPVWAGHGIRILPGPSSLWLDPSGRRLPFPHIPGASSLDTLAHITRHRYPHTWFLLNRAIIKREFALSGSEQNPDLTGRDLRQTLKRAGRQVQGPVQAFLDHGEDFVVRATLPDLVAGMTALTPDTPVDLPSVEEAVLDRDLQLRNPAGKDAQLAVVRGARAFPSERLIRVAKPAPLLDPRSGPLIAVRLNVLTRKSLGGLETDLEGRVLDPGGAVIPGLYAAGEVAGFGGGGYHGYRALEGTFLGGCLFSGRTAGRAAAAQAR; this is translated from the coding sequence ATGCCCACCCCCCACGCGGACGTGATCGTTGTCGGCGCCGGACTCGCAGGCCTGGTTGCCGCCACGGAGCTGGCCGACGCCGGACGCCGCGTTCTCCTGCTCGATCAGGAAGGCGAACAGAACCTAGGCGGTCAGGCGTTCTGGTCCCTGGGCGGCCTGTTCTTCGTGGATTCCCCCGAGCAGCGCCGCCTGAGCATCCGCGACTCCCTGGAACTCGCCCGGCGTGACTGGCTCACCACCGCCGCCTTCGACCGTCCAGAAGACCGCTGGCCCCGCGCCTGGGCAGACGCGTACCTGAATTTCGCCAGCGGTGAGAAACGCGCTTGGTTGCGCGGTCATGGTCTGCGCTGGTTTCCCGCGGTCGGCTGGGCGGAACGTGGGGGCGCCGGCTCAAGCGCCCCGGGCAACAGCGTGCCCCGCTTTCACATCACCTGGGGCACCGGCCCCGGCGTTCTCGAACCCTTCGAGCGGCGCGCCCGGGAGCACGCCCGCGCCGGGCGCCTCACCTTCCTGTTCCGCCACCGCGTGCGCGGTCTGCACAGGCACGCCGGCACCGTCACCGGGGTGCACGGCGAGCTGCTGGAGCCCAGCGGCGCTGCGCGTGGTGAACGCAGTTCGCGCGTCGTGACCGGTGACTTCAGCCTGCACGCCCAGGCCGTCATCCTGACGTCCGGTGGAATTGGAGGCAACCATGAGCTCGTGCGGCAGGCGTGGCCCGCCGAACGGCTCGGTCCGCCGCCCACCTCCATGGTGAGTGGCGTTCCCGCGCATGTGGACGGCCTGCTGCAGCAGGCGGCCCACGCGGCCGGCGCCAGCCTCATCAACACGGACCGCATGTGGCACTACCCCGAGGGCCTGCGCAACTGGAATCCCGTCTGGGCGGGGCACGGCATCCGGATCCTGCCCGGCCCCAGCAGCCTGTGGCTTGATCCATCCGGGCGCCGGCTGCCGTTCCCGCATATCCCGGGGGCCAGCAGCCTCGACACGCTCGCTCACATCACCCGGCACCGGTACCCGCACACCTGGTTCCTGCTCAACCGCGCCATCATCAAACGTGAATTCGCGCTGTCCGGCAGTGAGCAGAATCCGGACCTGACCGGCCGGGACCTGCGCCAGACCCTCAAACGTGCCGGCAGGCAGGTGCAGGGTCCCGTGCAGGCCTTCCTGGATCATGGCGAGGACTTCGTGGTGCGGGCCACTCTGCCGGACCTGGTGGCCGGCATGACGGCCCTGACGCCCGACACCCCCGTCGACCTGCCCAGCGTGGAGGAAGCCGTGCTTGACCGGGACCTGCAACTGCGCAACCCGGCAGGGAAGGACGCGCAGCTTGCGGTCGTTCGCGGCGCCCGCGCCTTTCCCAGCGAACGCCTGATTCGCGTGGCGAAACCCGCCCCACTGCTCGACCCGCGCAGTGGCCCCCTGATCGCCGTGCGTCTAAACGTCCTCACCCGGAAATCGCTGGGCGGCCTGGAAACCGACCTGGAGGGACGCGTTCTCGACCCGGGCGGCGCGGTGATTCCCGGCCTGTACGCCGCGGGGGAGGTGGCCGGGTTCGGTGGTGGCGGGTACCACGGGTACCGCGCGCTGGAAGGCACCTTCCTGGGAGGCTGTCTGTTCAGTGGCCGGACGGCTGGCCGCGCCGCCGCTGCTCAGGCCCGGTGA
- a CDS encoding DUF1775 domain-containing protein — MPRLNFPLALAAALLLTVASAHATIRTETGLSDSRVAQSETYRLNVPTEKSSATVQVRLEVPAGVVITRFEVSPGFGRSVKTNADGLVTEVTWTGRIAPMEYARFFFQARNPAEAGELVWKVYQTYSDGSVVAWDDSAAATPASRTTVR; from the coding sequence ATGCCCCGATTGAACTTCCCATTGGCGCTCGCTGCCGCCCTGCTGCTGACGGTCGCGTCGGCGCACGCCACCATCCGGACGGAAACTGGCCTCAGCGATAGCCGCGTTGCCCAGAGTGAAACATACCGCCTGAATGTGCCCACCGAGAAGAGCAGCGCCACCGTCCAGGTCCGCCTGGAGGTGCCTGCCGGTGTGGTGATCACCCGTTTCGAGGTGAGCCCCGGGTTCGGCCGCAGCGTGAAAACGAACGCGGACGGCCTGGTAACTGAAGTGACCTGGACCGGGCGGATCGCGCCTATGGAGTACGCCCGGTTCTTCTTTCAGGCGCGCAACCCGGCCGAAGCCGGCGAACTGGTCTGGAAGGTCTACCAGACGTACAGCGACGGCAGTGTAGTCGCCTGGGACGACAGCGCCGCCGCAACGCCCGCGAGCCGCACCACCGTTCGCTGA
- a CDS encoding copper resistance CopC family protein — protein sequence MRQLLSLALTLLLSTALAHTEVTGVTRGGSAAAPTVTVTFSEPVELRFSTFRVMAVPAGQSAGGAAAAALKEAAGSARLVNLPPARLTTAALARLPLRPGLKRGTYVVAWRLLSEDGHPVTGYRTFRVP from the coding sequence ATGCGTCAATTGCTGTCCTTGGCCCTGACCCTGCTGCTGTCCACCGCGCTGGCCCACACGGAGGTGACGGGCGTGACGCGCGGCGGCTCCGCGGCGGCCCCGACTGTCACCGTGACGTTCAGCGAACCGGTCGAACTGCGCTTCTCCACCTTCCGCGTGATGGCCGTCCCGGCCGGCCAGAGTGCCGGGGGGGCGGCGGCCGCCGCGCTGAAGGAAGCAGCTGGCAGCGCCCGGCTTGTGAACCTGCCCCCGGCGCGACTGACCACGGCGGCCCTGGCTCGGCTGCCGCTCAGACCGGGCCTGAAACGCGGCACGTACGTGGTGGCGTGGCGCCTGCTGTCTGAAGACGGCCACCCTGTGACCGGGTACCGCACCTTCCGCGTGCCCTGA
- a CDS encoding CopD family protein — MTALMGMLSFLGLALLLGGAWARTVLGTGDFLKPMGAGAALLAVAWAGQAALTLHTLGLGPADAAGFLTSSGVGRAMLLGVLGATLALAAAVSGAPPLLAAPGAALCVWGAAGVGHGAGHEVWVRALHATHLGAMGLWVGGVLALLVTRPLGVRHARRFTPVAVASVSLLAVSGLLMAQEHLPDLNACTGTTYGRTLLLKLLLVTATLGAAALVRRAFHTRERSVRQLLLRETLLLLAVLGVSAALANTPPPHAHPDRGRAGRGQFGAYERGRLATPNQYASSDLIRARKASRVSGLLT, encoded by the coding sequence ATGACGGCGCTGATGGGCATGCTGTCGTTTCTGGGACTGGCGCTGCTGCTGGGCGGCGCGTGGGCCCGCACGGTCCTGGGCACTGGCGACTTCCTGAAGCCCATGGGGGCCGGCGCGGCGCTGCTGGCCGTCGCCTGGGCCGGCCAGGCTGCCCTGACGCTGCACACCCTGGGTCTGGGCCCGGCGGACGCCGCAGGGTTCCTGACGTCAAGTGGGGTGGGGCGCGCGATGCTGCTGGGGGTGCTGGGCGCCACGCTGGCTCTGGCGGCCGCAGTGTCCGGCGCGCCGCCACTTCTGGCTGCGCCAGGCGCCGCGCTGTGCGTGTGGGGCGCGGCGGGCGTGGGGCACGGCGCGGGGCATGAGGTCTGGGTGCGGGCGCTGCATGCCACGCACCTGGGCGCCATGGGCCTGTGGGTGGGCGGCGTGCTGGCGCTGCTGGTCACCCGGCCGCTGGGCGTGCGGCACGCACGGCGCTTCACGCCGGTCGCGGTCGCCAGCGTGTCGCTCCTGGCGGTGAGCGGGCTGCTGATGGCGCAGGAGCACCTTCCTGACCTGAACGCCTGTACCGGCACCACGTACGGGCGGACACTGCTGCTGAAGCTGCTGCTGGTCACGGCCACGCTGGGCGCCGCAGCGCTGGTGCGGCGGGCCTTTCATACCCGCGAGCGCAGCGTGCGGCAGCTGCTGCTGCGCGAGACGCTGCTGCTGCTGGCCGTGCTGGGCGTCAGTGCGGCGCTGGCGAACACCCCGCCCCCACACGCGCATCCAGACCGCGGGCGCGCCGGGCGCGGTCAATTCGGGGCGTATGAGCGGGGCAGGCTGGCCACCCCGAACCAGTACGCTTCGAGCGACTTGATCAGGGCCAGGAAGGCGTCGAGGGTGTCGGGTTTGCTGACGTAG
- a CDS encoding response regulator yields the protein MTRPPIQLMLVEDNLADVFLLESALDLTGLPVQLTVARDGQDALDQLRDRHAAGCLPPLVLLDLNMPRVNGFEALEMIRADPDLAPLVVVVFTTSNAEMDIRRAYALQANSYVSKPDTLDAFLALIKSLEAYWFGVASLPRSYAPN from the coding sequence GTGACCCGCCCCCCTATTCAGCTGATGCTCGTCGAGGATAACCTCGCCGATGTCTTCCTGCTGGAATCCGCGCTGGACCTCACGGGCCTGCCGGTGCAGCTCACCGTGGCGCGTGACGGGCAGGACGCGCTCGACCAGCTGCGCGACCGGCACGCCGCGGGCTGCCTGCCGCCCCTGGTGCTGCTGGACCTGAACATGCCGCGCGTGAACGGCTTCGAGGCCCTGGAAATGATTCGCGCCGACCCGGATCTCGCGCCGCTCGTGGTGGTGGTGTTCACGACCTCCAACGCGGAGATGGATATCCGGCGGGCGTACGCGCTTCAGGCGAACTCCTACGTCAGCAAACCCGACACCCTCGACGCCTTCCTGGCCCTGATCAAGTCGCTCGAAGCGTACTGGTTCGGGGTGGCCAGCCTGCCCCGCTCATACGCCCCGAATTGA
- a CDS encoding ATP-binding protein, whose translation MTQVVGQTFLTPESLGGPAIDTTNCEREPIHLPGSVQPHGALLTADPQTLTVMQASANAAPVLGWAPEALLGQPLAALVGDETVQALLGALPEGVPDHVQHRALLTVPAGRRVMTAHRTNSLLILEFEPGGTPDAFWSADLRNAVFTLERAATLHDLTAAAARVIRDVSSFDRVMIYRFGADASGEVIAEAHREDLSPFLGHRYPASDIPPQARALYVRHLLRLTADTEAPAAPLLPVAHPVTGAPTPLGGAVLRSTSPMHLQYLRNMGVRSSLSVSIVVDGALWGLIACHHGAPLVLPHETRTTLEYLGRILSLQVQIKVRADTDAFRAGRRGPRERLRHAAAHSTSPLTTFTAHADDLMNLMNAGGVIVAFEGRWQGRGTLPAPDQVEDLLAWLRAQPAPLYHTDHLRAAWPGAVGLERSASGVLAVSVGSDWQELIVWLRPEVATTIAWGGATPEQAKDELGPRRSFDTYLQAVAGQSAPWHDGELEEAAEVQQFLTAALGERLSVLRDLNAALQQSNAEWRQYAFVIAHDLHEPVRLVTQYAEMFRLKFSDQVDARAEYMLQVMLAETARLRSLTHDLQTYTALLSGPPLTPRPVNLTHVIQNLRGELPQDATLDVPAELPVVRADPELLRTLLRHLLTNAVTFAGTAEDIALRATRQPGGWALSVQDSGPGIAPEYHDKIFGLFQRLGRREDSGGNGIGLALCRKIAQLHGGTLRVHSAPGQGSTFTVTLPDAPGGPA comes from the coding sequence GTGACCCAGGTGGTTGGGCAGACGTTCCTGACCCCCGAGTCACTGGGGGGCCCGGCGATCGACACCACCAACTGTGAACGCGAGCCGATTCACCTGCCGGGGAGTGTCCAGCCCCACGGCGCCCTGCTGACCGCCGACCCACAGACCCTGACGGTCATGCAGGCCAGCGCAAACGCCGCGCCCGTGCTGGGCTGGGCGCCCGAAGCCCTGCTGGGCCAGCCTCTTGCGGCACTCGTGGGCGACGAAACGGTGCAGGCCCTGCTCGGCGCCTTGCCGGAGGGCGTACCGGATCACGTGCAGCACCGCGCGCTGCTGACCGTCCCGGCCGGACGGCGCGTGATGACAGCGCACCGCACCAATTCGCTGCTGATCCTGGAATTCGAGCCGGGCGGCACACCGGACGCCTTCTGGTCTGCGGACCTGCGCAACGCCGTGTTCACCCTGGAACGCGCCGCGACCCTGCACGACCTCACGGCCGCCGCCGCGCGCGTCATCCGGGACGTGAGCAGCTTTGACCGCGTGATGATCTACCGGTTCGGTGCGGACGCCAGTGGTGAAGTGATCGCCGAGGCGCACCGGGAGGACCTGAGTCCATTCCTGGGACACCGGTACCCCGCGTCTGACATTCCCCCGCAGGCGCGCGCGCTGTACGTGCGTCACCTGCTGCGCCTTACGGCCGACACCGAAGCGCCCGCCGCGCCCCTGCTTCCTGTGGCGCACCCCGTCACCGGCGCGCCCACGCCACTGGGCGGGGCGGTGCTGCGCAGCACCTCGCCCATGCACCTGCAGTACCTGCGCAACATGGGGGTGCGGTCCAGCCTGTCGGTGTCCATCGTGGTGGACGGCGCACTGTGGGGCCTGATCGCCTGTCACCACGGCGCGCCGCTGGTGCTGCCGCACGAGACGCGCACCACCCTGGAGTACCTGGGCCGCATCCTGAGCCTGCAGGTGCAGATCAAGGTTCGCGCAGACACAGACGCCTTCCGCGCCGGGCGCCGCGGACCGCGCGAGCGGCTGCGCCACGCCGCGGCGCATTCCACGTCCCCCCTGACGACCTTCACCGCGCACGCGGACGACCTAATGAACCTGATGAACGCCGGCGGCGTAATCGTGGCGTTCGAAGGCCGCTGGCAGGGCCGCGGCACCCTGCCCGCCCCGGACCAGGTGGAGGACCTGCTGGCCTGGCTGCGCGCCCAGCCGGCGCCGCTGTACCACACTGATCACCTGCGCGCCGCGTGGCCGGGCGCCGTGGGTCTGGAACGCAGCGCCAGCGGCGTACTGGCCGTCAGCGTGGGCAGCGACTGGCAGGAACTGATCGTGTGGCTGCGGCCCGAAGTGGCCACCACCATCGCCTGGGGCGGCGCCACCCCTGAACAGGCGAAAGATGAATTGGGCCCGCGGCGGTCGTTCGACACCTACCTGCAGGCCGTCGCCGGCCAGTCGGCCCCCTGGCACGACGGGGAACTGGAGGAGGCGGCCGAGGTCCAGCAGTTCCTGACCGCCGCGCTGGGCGAACGCCTGTCTGTGCTCCGGGACCTGAATGCGGCGCTGCAGCAGTCGAACGCCGAGTGGCGCCAGTACGCGTTCGTGATCGCACATGACCTGCATGAACCGGTGCGGCTCGTTACCCAGTACGCGGAAATGTTCCGCCTGAAATTCAGTGACCAGGTGGATGCCAGAGCGGAGTACATGCTTCAGGTGATGCTCGCAGAGACGGCGCGCCTGCGGTCCCTGACGCACGACCTGCAGACCTACACGGCCCTGCTGTCCGGCCCGCCGCTCACGCCTCGCCCCGTGAACCTCACGCACGTGATCCAGAACCTGCGCGGTGAACTGCCCCAGGACGCCACCCTGGACGTGCCCGCAGAGCTGCCGGTCGTGCGGGCCGACCCGGAACTGCTGCGCACCCTGCTGCGTCACCTGCTGACCAACGCCGTGACCTTCGCCGGGACTGCCGAAGACATCGCGCTGCGCGCCACACGGCAGCCCGGCGGCTGGGCCCTGAGCGTGCAGGACTCCGGGCCGGGCATCGCCCCGGAATACCACGACAAGATCTTCGGGTTGTTCCAGCGGCTGGGGCGCCGGGAGGACAGCGGCGGCAACGGCATCGGGCTGGCGCTGTGTCGCAAAATCGCGCAGCTGCACGGCGGCACGCTGCGCGTGCACAGCGCACCTGGGCAGGGCAGCACCTTCACCGTGACCCTGCCGGACGCGCCAGGCGGCCCCGCGTGA
- a CDS encoding TetR/AcrR family transcriptional regulator, giving the protein MARPRQITDAQIVEAAHEVFLEQGFGATTAAIARRAGVSEGTLFNRFASKEDLFVAAIGLNDYGQWRAALLAQVGTGDVRRNLERALLTMLREAAGLVPKLMVMFSRGHDPSHNLILQRLDDPMRADANALAAYLQGEVQLGRVRPLDADVTALSVVGALTHFVHREQMLPSTQGALDAGRFVRGLMDVLWPGLAP; this is encoded by the coding sequence ATGGCCCGGCCCCGACAGATCACGGATGCACAGATTGTGGAGGCGGCTCACGAGGTGTTTCTGGAGCAGGGCTTCGGCGCCACCACCGCAGCCATCGCGCGGCGCGCAGGCGTGTCTGAGGGCACCCTGTTCAACCGGTTTGCCAGCAAGGAGGATCTGTTCGTGGCGGCCATCGGCCTGAACGATTACGGGCAGTGGCGCGCGGCGCTCCTGGCCCAAGTGGGGACAGGCGACGTCCGGCGCAACCTGGAGCGCGCGCTGCTGACCATGCTGCGTGAGGCGGCCGGCCTGGTGCCAAAACTCATGGTGATGTTCTCCCGCGGGCACGATCCCTCTCACAACCTCATCCTGCAGCGCCTCGACGATCCGATGCGCGCGGACGCAAACGCGCTCGCCGCCTACCTGCAGGGGGAAGTTCAGCTGGGACGGGTGCGGCCGCTGGACGCCGACGTCACGGCGCTGAGTGTGGTGGGCGCCCTGACACATTTTGTGCACCGCGAGCAGATGCTCCCCAGCACGCAGGGCGCCCTGGACGCAGGCCGGTTCGTCCGGGGCCTGATGGACGTGCTGTGGCCCGGCCTGGCGCCGTAA